A stretch of DNA from Streptomyces venezuelae:
ACGGATACATCGACGAATACCCGGCCGGGAAGCTGCTGCGCGACGCCCGCGTGATGACCCTTTACGAGGGCACCAGCCAGATCCAGAAACTGCTCATCGGCCGTGCCCTCACGGGGGTTTCGGCGTTCTGAGTACCCGGCCCGGCAACTGAGTAGCCGAGCGGATGCCGCTCCGGCCGGGGCGCGGCGATGGTGGACCCATGAACGAGACACCGGTCAAGCAGCAGAACACGGGGGCGTACTACGGCCAGGCCGTCGCGTCCTTCGCCATCGCCCTCGGTGCGGTCGCGGTCGGCATCTACAACATGGACACGGGCGCCTGGGTGCGGGCCTTCATGGGGATCGCGGTCCTGTACCTGACCACCTCCGCCTTCACCCTCGCCAAGGTGATCCGGGACCGGCAGGAGGCCGACCAGATCGTCAGCCGGGTGGACCAGGCCCGGATGGAGAAGATCATGACGGAGTACGACCCCTTCCACCCGAAGGCACCGAAGCCCTAAGCGCTTGCTCACCCTCCGGTAGGGTGTTCACTTCCACAGGGCGGAGAGGTGAGCGAGCGATGGACAGCGCGGACAGCGCGGCGGAGACCGGCGGCAGCGGCGACGGATACGTGCCGTGGTCGGAGGTCGCTCCCGATGCGGCCCGGCGACTGCTGATCGCGGCGGTGGAGGCCTTCGCCGCGCGCGGGTACCACGCCACGACCACCCGGGACATCGCGCAGCGCGCCGGGATGAGCCCGGCCGCCCTCTACATCCATTACAAGACCAAGGAAGAGCTGCTCCACCGGATCAGCCGGATCGGTCACGACAAGGCGCTGGAGATCCTCACGACGGCGGCCGAGGGTCCGGGCACCGCCGCCGAGCGGCTCGATGCGGCCGTACGGTCCTTCGTGCGCTGGCACGCCGCCCACCACACCACCGCGCGGGTGGTCCAGTACGAGCTCGATGCTCTCGGTCCGGAGCACCGCTCCGAAATCGTGGCACTGCGCCGGCAGAGCGATGCCGCCGTCCGCGGAATCCTCGCCGACGGGGTCGCGGCGGGGGAGTTCGACGTCCCCGACGTGTCCGGCACCACCCTGGCCGTGCTCTCGCTCTGCATCGACGTGGCCCGCTGGTTCAGCACTGCCGGGAACCGCACCCCCGACGAGGTCGGCGCGCTCTACGCCGACCTCGTGCTCCGTATGGTGGGTGCGGCTCAGAAGTAGTAGCGGGACACCGTCTCCGCCACGCACACCGGCTTGTCGCCGCCCTCGCGCTCCACCGTGACGGTCGCGGCGACCTGCACCCCGCCGCCCGCCTCGCCGACCTCCGTGATCACGGCGGTCGCGCGCAGCCGCGAACCGACCGGCACCGGCGCGGGGAAACGGACCTTGTTCACCCCGTAGTTGATGCCCATCCGCATGCCTTCGACCCGCATGATCTGCGGCACCAGGCTGGGCAGCAGGGACAGGGTCAGATAGCCGTGCGCAATGGTGGAGCCGAAGGGGCCGGAGGCGGCGCGCTCGGGGTCGACGTGGATCCACTGGTGGTCGCCGGTCGCGTCCGCGAACAGGTCGATCCGTTTCTGGTCGACCTCCAGCCAGTCGCTGGGCCCCAGCGGTGCACCGGTCCCGGCGTGCAGTTCCTCGGCGGACGTGAAGATCCTCGGCTCGGCCATGCGTCTCCCTCTCCCAGCTCTCCCAGTCGGAACAAGCGCTTGCTCAGCATGGTTGTGGACCATGTGCGGACCGGCGGTGCGCCGGACATCGCCTAGGCTCGGCCGGGTGCCGCAGATTCCCGAGAATGTCCATGAACTGACCGTCGGCCAGCTGTCCGCGCGCAGCGGAGCGGCGGTGTCCGCGCTCCACTTCTACGAGGCCAAGGGGCTCATCAAGAGCCGCCGCACCTCGGGCAACCAGCGCCGCTACTCGAGGGACGCGCTGCGCCGGGTGGCCTTCGTCCGGGCCGCGCAGCGGGTCGGCATCCCGCTGGTCACCATCCGGGAGGCCCTGGCGCAGCTCCCGGAGGAACGCACCCCCAACCGCGAGGACTGGGCGCGGCTGTCCGAGGCCTGGCGCTCCGAACTCGACGCCCGCATCAAGCGGTTGGGTCGGCTCCGCGACCACCTGACGGATTGCATCGGCTGCGGCTGCCTGTCCTTGGAGAGCTGCGTGCTGTCCAACCCGGACGACATGTTCGGCGACCGCCTCACCGGCTCCCGCCTCTAGGCGGTATCAGGCGGGCCGGGCCCGGCCCTGATCCGCCGGACACCCCCCTAGGCCGGTCGCCAGGGCGGTGGCCGCGGAGACCAGTTCCGCGTTCGAGCGGGCCGGGCGGCCGTCCGGGAGGTGGAGGACGTCTCCGATGCCGGTCCGGCAGGAATAGCCGGCGGCCACCGCCATCCGGAACACCGGCCAGGCCGCCGCCCCGCGCCCGTACACCACCGTCCCGCCGGGCCCGCGCAGCAGCGCCGGATCGGCTGCGGTCAGCTCGACCACCAGCCGCGCGTACGGAATCTCCGGCGCCGGCCCGCCCCCCGGGCCCGGCCGCAGCACCCCGTCCACCGCAATGCCGCGTTCGGCGAGCGCCGCCGCCACGGCCGCCGCGCCCGGTTCCGCCAGGTCCACCGTCGCGCGGTCCGGGAGGATCTCCCAGGCGTGGATCCGGCCCACCGGATCCGGCTCGCCCGGAACGGTCGCGGAGACCGCCAGCGGGACCGCGACCGCCGCCCGCAGCGCGGCGAGCAGCGGGCCGGCCACCCGCGGGGACAGGCTCTCCCGGCCGCACGGCGTCCGCGGATGCACCAGGATCTCGGCGGCCCCCGCCGCCACCGACCCGACCGCCGCCTCCACCAGCGCCTCCGGCGACATCGGCACGGCCGCACCGTCCGCCGCCGTCCGGGACCCGTTCAGCGATACCTGGACCATGCGGGCATCATGCCGTGTCCGCCAGCGCCGGCCGCGGCACGACGATGCCGCACCCCGCGCACACCGGCCCGTCCCACGGCCCCCGGACATCGGCACCCACGGCCGCGACCACCCCGGTGGCAACCGCCCCGGCACCCCCGGCCCCGGCGAAACCGGCTCCGGCCCCGACGGCCCCGGCGGCCCCGGCCACGCCGAATCGCGGCGCCCCCCACCGCAGCTCCTGCGCCCCGCAGACCGGGCAGGCCGTCCCCGGCTCCGATTCCAGCGCCTTCACCAGCCGCCGCAGCACTTCGCCCAGCGGCCCGTCCGGCCGCACCCCCGGGTCGGCGCAGCGCACCACCACCGCCGCCCCGCCCCACGCCCACTCCGGCCGGCGCAGCCCGTGGTGCTTCTCGCGGCGCCTGCGCTCGGCGAAGTGCCGTTCGTACTCCAGCCAGACCGCCCTGGCCTCCTCCAGTTCCTCCAGCGCCGCCACCAGCCGCTGGGGGTCGGCCGCCCGGTCCTCGGGGGCGATCCCGTGCCGGTCGCACAGGTGCCACCAGGTGGCCCGGTGCCCGTACGGCGCGAATCTCTCCAGGCAGCGGCGCAGCGAATGCCGCCGCAGGGCCCGGTCGTTGCGCGCGTCGCGCACTTGGACCGCCAGACTCCGGAATCCCGCCATCACGTCTCACCTCCGTGGGCCAACATGCCCTTCCGGATGTGGGCGCATGCGGGGGCGGTCGAGGCGTACGGGTGGCACATGGCCGGAACTCAGCGCCCCATCCGGCCCGCTGCGACCACCACCCGGGCCAGCTCCTCATGGCAGATGTCACTGTGCGCCCCCGAGGGCGCCCCGCCCCGCCGGACCACCGCCGCCGCGTCCACGCTCACACATCCGGCCTCCGGCAGGCCGCCCCGCAGGGCCGTGTCCAGGGTGATGCGGGCCGCGCCCGGCACCGCCTGGACACCGTCGTGGCCCATTGCGCCCCACCGCGCGTCGAAGCCCGCGAATCCGGCCGAATCACCCGCCATCCGGGAGGCCAGCGGATAGAACACCTTCAGCGCCGAGTCGTGCCGCGAGTAGCAGGACACCACCGGCCCGCGGACCCTCCGCTGCAACCCGGCGAGCGCCCCGCCCCGGCCCTGATCGTGGGGCAGCCGATCGGCGAACGCGTAGTGGGAGAAGGCTCCCTGAAGGAGTATCAGGGAACGGATGAAGTCCCAGCCGTCCGGCACCGCCCGCAAGGCGAAGGCCACCACCCGGGCCCCGAAGCTGTGCCCGATCAGATGCACCCGCAGCTCCGGACGGCCGCGCGCCAGGTCGGTCAGTACGGGTCCCAGTCCGCGCTCGCCCACCACCCCGGCCCGCTTCTTCATCCGGTGGTAGGTGGCCTGCCGCAGCAGTTCCCTGCCGCCGTCCCACAGTGCGCCCGGGCCTTCCTCCCGGCCCGCTTCGGCCAGTCCGTGGCCGAGCGCGCG
This window harbors:
- a CDS encoding YiaA/YiaB family inner membrane protein; the encoded protein is MNETPVKQQNTGAYYGQAVASFAIALGAVAVGIYNMDTGAWVRAFMGIAVLYLTTSAFTLAKVIRDRQEADQIVSRVDQARMEKIMTEYDPFHPKAPKP
- a CDS encoding TetR/AcrR family transcriptional regulator, which produces MDSADSAAETGGSGDGYVPWSEVAPDAARRLLIAAVEAFAARGYHATTTRDIAQRAGMSPAALYIHYKTKEELLHRISRIGHDKALEILTTAAEGPGTAAERLDAAVRSFVRWHAAHHTTARVVQYELDALGPEHRSEIVALRRQSDAAVRGILADGVAAGEFDVPDVSGTTLAVLSLCIDVARWFSTAGNRTPDEVGALYADLVLRMVGAAQK
- a CDS encoding MaoC family dehydratase: MAEPRIFTSAEELHAGTGAPLGPSDWLEVDQKRIDLFADATGDHQWIHVDPERAASGPFGSTIAHGYLTLSLLPSLVPQIMRVEGMRMGINYGVNKVRFPAPVPVGSRLRATAVITEVGEAGGGVQVAATVTVEREGGDKPVCVAETVSRYYF
- the soxR gene encoding redox-sensitive transcriptional activator SoxR; translation: MPQIPENVHELTVGQLSARSGAAVSALHFYEAKGLIKSRRTSGNQRRYSRDALRRVAFVRAAQRVGIPLVTIREALAQLPEERTPNREDWARLSEAWRSELDARIKRLGRLRDHLTDCIGCGCLSLESCVLSNPDDMFGDRLTGSRL
- a CDS encoding 3-keto-5-aminohexanoate cleavage protein → MVQVSLNGSRTAADGAAVPMSPEALVEAAVGSVAAGAAEILVHPRTPCGRESLSPRVAGPLLAALRAAVAVPLAVSATVPGEPDPVGRIHAWEILPDRATVDLAEPGAAAVAAALAERGIAVDGVLRPGPGGGPAPEIPYARLVVELTAADPALLRGPGGTVVYGRGAAAWPVFRMAVAAGYSCRTGIGDVLHLPDGRPARSNAELVSAATALATGLGGCPADQGRARPA
- a CDS encoding serine-threonine protein kinase; the protein is MSDAGLGVGPYAELRFDAEGDVDPAGRAAVARLNATDLLVFSHGWNSERSTATRLYDRFFAPFPGLVGPSVRLGYVGVVWPSIRFADEPIPDFDLRGIGGAGEGPGLDAETRRALGEFWPGHEAELDRIAELLSQQPESAAAITEFGVLVRALAGLDGMDSEEPVPALFAGDAVDSCRALGHGLAEAGREEGPGALWDGGRELLRQATYHRMKKRAGVVGERGLGPVLTDLARGRPELRVHLIGHSFGARVVAFALRAVPDGWDFIRSLILLQGAFSHYAFADRLPHDQGRGGALAGLQRRVRGPVVSCYSRHDSALKVFYPLASRMAGDSAGFAGFDARWGAMGHDGVQAVPGAARITLDTALRGGLPEAGCVSVDAAAVVRRGGAPSGAHSDICHEELARVVVAAGRMGR